From Cryobacterium sp. GrIS_2_6:
TCGCGATCGACGACGTGCGCGAGTCCGCGCGGATGCGGGTCATCCCCGTCGTCGCAGAGAAGAACGACCTGCTCGCCGCGATCGCCCGCTACCACCGCGCCGACGACGAGCTCAGCAACCTCACCACCACCATGGAGGACGAGCAGGCCACCGTCGAGGCCTCATCGGCCTTCGGGGTCTCCGACTCGCTCGACGACGACGCCCCGATCGTGCGCTTCGTCAACCTCCTCGTCAGCCAGGCCATCCAGGACAAAGCCTCGGACATCCACATCGAGCCCGCCGAGCACAACCTGCGGGTGCGGTACCGCATCGACGGGGTGCTGCACGAGATGCAGCGGGCGCCCAAGAGCATCCAGAACGGCGTCATCTCGCGCCTCAAGATCATGAGCGACATCGACATCGCCGAGCGTCGGAAGCCCCAGGACGGCCGGATGTCGGTCAGCCACGCCGGCCGCCAGATCGACCTCCGCGTGGCGACCCTGCCCACGGTGTGGGGTGAGAAGATCGTCATGCGAATCCTGGACAACTCCTCGACCACGATGGACCTGCACGACCTCAACCTGCTCGAGCACAACTACGAGGCGTACAAGAAGTCGTACACGAAGCCCTACGGGATGATCCTCGTCACCGGCCCGACCGGGTCCGGGAAGTCGACCACCCTGTACACCACGCTCAACTCGGTCGCCCGCCCGGAGATCAACGTGATCACGGTCGAGGACCCCGTCGAATACCGGATGAAGGACATCAACCAGGTCCAGGTGAACCCGAAAGCGGGCCTCACCTTTGCGAGCGCGCTGCGGTCCATCCTCCGCAGCGACCCCGACGTCGTGCTCCTCGGCGAGATCCGCGACCACGAGACCGCGCAGATCGCGATCGAGGCCTCGCTCACCGGCCACCTCGTGCTCTCGACCCTGCACACGAACGACGCGCCGAGCGCGATCACGCGCCTGACCGAGATGGGCATCGAGCCCTTCCTCGTCGGCTCCGCCCTCGACTGCGTCGTCGCCCAGCGCCTCGCCCGCCGCCTGTGCGACCGCTGCAAGGCCCCCGCCGAGGTCACCGTCGAGCGCCTGAACCAGCTGCGCTTCGGGTTCGACCCGACCCAGCCGCTGCCGGTGCTCTACCAGCCGATCGGCTGCCAGAACTGCTCGAAGACGGGCTACCGAGGCCGGCTCGCCGTGCACGAGGTCATGACGGTCTCCGAGAACATCGAACGGCTCGCCGTGGACCGCGCCTCGAGCGCGGACATCGGCCGGGCCGCCCGGGCGGAGGGAATGATTTCCCTCCGTGATGACGGCTGGGAGAAGGTCCGCATGGGCCTGACCTCGATCGAAGAGATTCTGCGAGTCGTTGCATAGCGCTCGTCGCATGCCGAAAGGAAAGAACGCATGGACAAGCCCATCTATGAAATTCCAGCCGTCGAGCCGGGAGAGAATGTCTCCTGGTGGGACCAGATCGCGGCCGGCCCCGCCGAGAGCGCTGCCCTCGAGAAGGCGGATGCTGAGCGCACCGCCGCCGAGCAGGTCGCGGCCGAGCGCACCGCGCGCCTGCAGGCCGCGGTCGACAGCGCGGCGGCCGAACGTCGTGGCCCCGGCCTCGACGAAACCGGCGGCCACGGCTTCGAACGCCGCAGCGTCCGCCGCGTCGAACCCGATTTCTCCCCGGCGCCCCTCCAGGGATTCGCGGACTCGGCGGCATCCGCTGACGAGGACCTCGACGGCATCGATGTGAACCACGCGGAACCGCCCCGCTCCGCGATCGACTACACGCTTCCGCTCCCGGCGGCAGCCCCGTACACGCTCCCGCAGCCGGTGGCCGCACCGCACACCCTCCTCGGCACGCTGCCGATCGAGCCGCCCACCGGGACCCCTTTCGTCGTTCCCTTCGTCGTGCCCACTGCCGCCCCCGAGCAGGAACATCTCGCCGACCCGGCGCTGACCCCGCCGCAGCCGTACGTCTCGCATAACGCACGCCCGGCCGGTCGCCGCGCCGCGATCCAGGCCGAGCCGGAGACCCACACCGAAGGCGCCCGCCCCCATTCCCCCGTGCACATCGGCCCCGACGGCCGCCCAGCCGACCAGGACCTGATCGACGCCCTCCACCTCGTGCTCGAGCTCGAGGCATCCGACCTGCACATCACCGTCGGCGCCCCGCCCACGATCCGCATCGACGGCGCCCTGCGCCCGATCGAGGGCCTCGATGCGTGGCTGCCCGGCAAGGTTTTCTCGGCTCTGTACAGCATCATCTCGGCCGAGGACCAGGCCCGATTCGAGGAGGACCGCGAACTCGACTTCGCGTACACCGCCGCGGGCGCCCGGTTCCGGGTGAACTTCTACCACCAGCGCAACTCCATCGGCGGGGCCTTCCGGCTCATCCCGCGCGAGATCAAGCCGCTCAAGGAACTCGGCGTGCCCGAGTCCGTCGGCCGCTTCTCGCTGCTGCCCCGCGGCCTCGTCCTGGTCACCGGGCCCACCGGTTCCGGTAAGTCCACGACCCTCGCCGCGATGGTCGACCTCGCCAACAGCACGAGGCCCGACCACATCGTCACGGTCGAGGACCCGATCGAGTTCCTGCACAAACACAAGAAGTCGCTCGTCAACCAGCGCGAGGTCGGCCACGACACCAAGAGCTTCGCCGCCGCCCTCAAACACGTGCTGCGCCAGGACCCCGACATCATCCTGATCGGTGAGCTCCGCGA
This genomic window contains:
- a CDS encoding ATPase, T2SS/T4P/T4SS family; the protein is MASLTEILILHGLLPIEKLDTLMAGDPADESAVRALVDSGVITEAQFARARAEQAGLAFVELIDFPVDRLAVALVTPAMSRRHQVLPIAIEAGRLVLAMVDPGNVFAIDDVRESARMRVIPVVAEKNDLLAAIARYHRADDELSNLTTTMEDEQATVEASSAFGVSDSLDDDAPIVRFVNLLVSQAIQDKASDIHIEPAEHNLRVRYRIDGVLHEMQRAPKSIQNGVISRLKIMSDIDIAERRKPQDGRMSVSHAGRQIDLRVATLPTVWGEKIVMRILDNSSTTMDLHDLNLLEHNYEAYKKSYTKPYGMILVTGPTGSGKSTTLYTTLNSVARPEINVITVEDPVEYRMKDINQVQVNPKAGLTFASALRSILRSDPDVVLLGEIRDHETAQIAIEASLTGHLVLSTLHTNDAPSAITRLTEMGIEPFLVGSALDCVVAQRLARRLCDRCKAPAEVTVERLNQLRFGFDPTQPLPVLYQPIGCQNCSKTGYRGRLAVHEVMTVSENIERLAVDRASSADIGRAARAEGMISLRDDGWEKVRMGLTSIEEILRVVA
- a CDS encoding PilT/PilU family type 4a pilus ATPase — translated: MDKPIYEIPAVEPGENVSWWDQIAAGPAESAALEKADAERTAAEQVAAERTARLQAAVDSAAAERRGPGLDETGGHGFERRSVRRVEPDFSPAPLQGFADSAASADEDLDGIDVNHAEPPRSAIDYTLPLPAAAPYTLPQPVAAPHTLLGTLPIEPPTGTPFVVPFVVPTAAPEQEHLADPALTPPQPYVSHNARPAGRRAAIQAEPETHTEGARPHSPVHIGPDGRPADQDLIDALHLVLELEASDLHITVGAPPTIRIDGALRPIEGLDAWLPGKVFSALYSIISAEDQARFEEDRELDFAYTAAGARFRVNFYHQRNSIGGAFRLIPREIKPLKELGVPESVGRFSLLPRGLVLVTGPTGSGKSTTLAAMVDLANSTRPDHIVTVEDPIEFLHKHKKSLVNQREVGHDTKSFAAALKHVLRQDPDIILIGELRDLETISVALTAAETGHLVFATLHTQDAAQTIDRMIDVFPPHQQGQIRTQLAATLRGVVCQTLVKRANQKGRVVATEILVTTPAIANLIREGKTHQITSMMQAGGGDGMHTMDQHLADLVDSGQITRQAALDKAHDVESLQQLIKRADTTTDDSSRTMGGGGVDYGDTYSIPQR